From the genome of Mycobacteriales bacterium, one region includes:
- a CDS encoding YciI family protein has protein sequence MAQYLALTYTADVDWFAPENAETLVEYQKFGREDAESVLSSAVLHPTGTATTVRVVGARGGEVVTADGPYAETKEALTGYYLIEAADLDAAVAIAARIPAAWGGAVEVRPVVRSR, from the coding sequence ATGGCGCAGTACCTGGCTCTGACCTACACCGCCGACGTGGACTGGTTCGCCCCCGAGAACGCCGAAACGCTCGTGGAGTACCAGAAATTCGGGCGCGAGGACGCCGAAAGCGTCCTGTCCAGCGCCGTGCTCCATCCGACCGGGACGGCGACGACCGTCCGGGTCGTCGGTGCCCGCGGTGGCGAGGTGGTCACCGCGGACGGGCCCTACGCGGAGACCAAGGAGGCGCTCACCGGCTACTACCTGATCGAGGCCGCCGATCTCGATGCGGCCGTCGCGATCGCCGCGCGCATCCCGGCCGCCTGGGGCGGGGCGGTCGAGGTACGGCCGGTCGTCAGGTCGAGGTGA